The following coding sequences are from one Spartobacteria bacterium window:
- the flgA gene encoding flagellar basal body P-ring formation protein FlgA produces the protein MKQIRMLLTAAFTGWMSLHALSAQVLMIRPEIVAKSSTVYLRDILEDTASLPVSWLDRKVFDAPPCMDARDYDLTAIAYILQKYPDMGAASLNGPANVRVYRAKRLIQQEELHVAIEDFVATEEAPDGDYRIDFRRSNRKVWIPSGQTEVRVRKSRSSNADRFSDTYINDIYVEGQKVCSVPVHAAVVQLYDVWVAKSNLAQGHILQHDDLEIQKMELSAKGKQRILTAEDITGMEISRTILNGDPILKNYLRSPLCARKGDFITVVAQTGNLKVAVKAKALSTGRLGERILCNNQRSNRQFLVELTGINKAKLARL, from the coding sequence ATGAAACAGATACGTATGTTACTTACTGCAGCCTTCACAGGATGGATGAGTTTGCACGCCTTGTCAGCGCAGGTACTCATGATCCGCCCAGAAATCGTTGCAAAGAGTTCCACGGTTTACCTGCGCGACATTCTGGAGGATACGGCCAGCCTGCCAGTGAGCTGGCTTGATCGAAAAGTATTTGATGCACCACCCTGTATGGATGCGCGCGACTATGATTTGACGGCCATCGCGTATATCCTGCAAAAATATCCGGACATGGGAGCAGCTTCATTAAACGGCCCTGCCAATGTACGAGTTTATCGTGCCAAACGGTTGATTCAACAGGAAGAACTGCACGTTGCCATCGAAGACTTTGTTGCCACAGAAGAGGCCCCTGACGGAGATTACCGCATTGATTTCCGGCGGTCTAACCGCAAGGTTTGGATTCCATCGGGTCAAACAGAGGTTCGTGTCCGTAAATCCCGGTCGTCAAATGCCGACCGTTTTTCCGACACGTACATCAACGACATCTATGTGGAAGGTCAAAAAGTGTGTTCCGTTCCGGTGCATGCGGCTGTGGTGCAATTGTATGATGTATGGGTCGCTAAATCCAATTTAGCGCAAGGTCACATCCTGCAGCATGACGATCTGGAAATTCAGAAAATGGAACTTTCCGCCAAGGGGAAACAGCGCATTTTGACTGCCGAAGACATTACTGGCATGGAAATCAGCCGAACCATTTTAAACGGGGATCCCATTCTCAAAAATTATTTACGCTCACCGCTATGCGCCCGCAAAGGCGATTTCATCACAGTGGTCGCTCAAACAGGCAATTTGAAAGTAGCGGTAAAAGCAAAAGCTCTTTCCACCGGTCGGCTCGGCGAACGGATTCTGTGCAACAATCAACGGTCAAATCGCCAGTTTCTCGTAGAACTAACAGGCATAAACAAGGCCAAGCTAGCCAGGCTTTGA
- the flgG gene encoding flagellar basal-body rod protein FlgG — translation MERALWSGVTGMRAQELALDTIANNLANVNTNGYKPSRITFEDMLYSTLRTPGGDVGDSQTPTGIQIGHGTKVAEISKVFRQGSFKETGRDLDFAIEGDGFFEVVLPDGTSGFTRDGSFRQTSTGEVVTVDGYRVSGFDAIDDGTTEMSVAADGSFTAIVNGESVQKTRVSLVRFSNPEGLRSIGRNLYLPSEASGAAQTGLNPGEDGTGTIAHKFVETSAVNAAEELVHMILSQRAYEASSKTIKAADEMAGTANTLRR, via the coding sequence ATGGAAAGAGCATTATGGTCAGGCGTTACCGGCATGCGGGCTCAGGAGCTCGCGCTGGACACCATCGCCAATAATTTGGCTAATGTAAATACGAACGGATACAAGCCTAGTCGTATTACCTTTGAAGACATGCTGTACTCCACCCTGCGCACGCCCGGTGGCGATGTCGGCGATTCACAGACACCCACTGGCATTCAGATTGGACACGGCACTAAAGTAGCAGAAATATCCAAAGTTTTTCGCCAAGGTTCTTTCAAGGAAACAGGCCGCGATTTAGATTTTGCTATTGAAGGTGACGGATTTTTTGAAGTGGTACTACCTGATGGTACGTCGGGATTTACAAGAGACGGATCCTTCCGTCAAACATCGACTGGCGAGGTGGTAACCGTCGATGGCTACCGCGTAAGCGGCTTTGATGCTATCGATGATGGCACAACCGAAATGTCGGTGGCTGCTGATGGTTCTTTCACAGCCATTGTAAATGGTGAATCAGTGCAGAAAACGCGGGTCTCCCTAGTGCGGTTTTCCAATCCGGAAGGACTGCGCAGCATTGGACGGAACCTTTATCTGCCTTCCGAGGCAAGTGGTGCTGCACAGACAGGACTTAACCCGGGCGAGGACGGAACCGGAACCATTGCACATAAATTCGTCGAGACATCAGCCGTCAATGCCGCTGAAGAACTGGTGCACATGATTCTTTCTCAACGCGCCTATGAAGCCAGTTCAAAGACAATCAAAGCGGCTGATGAAATGGCCGGGACAGCCAACACGTTGAGACGTTAA
- a CDS encoding flagellar hook-basal body protein, with amino-acid sequence MQSACCNGMSTGFYSPAFRMISREQDRLLSITENLANCDMPGFKKLQVGEQTFDTLLNQDLEFYNDKKERGSYDPVSVNYEKGSLKMTDRPLDFAIQGDGFFAVQGEGQQLYTRNGEFHLTADGRLLNNDGFPVIGENGAITIPTELNPSQLLVGADGTIRDRDNGVIDQLRVVAFDDMSQLDRVGTTLFKPGEGQSVKNAGEESFEVVHRALETSNTTIYEEMAEMISCMRAFEANSNMLKSHDENETRMITSLST; translated from the coding sequence ATGCAGTCTGCTTGTTGTAATGGCATGAGTACAGGATTTTACAGCCCAGCATTTAGAATGATATCGAGGGAGCAGGATCGGCTTCTATCGATTACTGAAAACCTTGCAAACTGCGATATGCCAGGGTTTAAGAAGCTACAGGTCGGTGAGCAGACCTTTGACACACTCCTCAATCAGGATTTAGAATTTTATAATGATAAAAAAGAGCGAGGTTCCTACGACCCCGTTTCAGTGAACTATGAAAAAGGTTCATTGAAAATGACGGATCGACCGTTGGACTTTGCAATACAGGGAGATGGATTCTTTGCAGTCCAAGGAGAAGGACAGCAGCTGTACACCCGCAATGGTGAATTCCACCTCACTGCAGATGGCCGTCTGTTAAATAACGACGGATTCCCTGTGATTGGAGAAAACGGGGCCATTACCATTCCTACAGAACTCAATCCCAGCCAGCTGTTAGTTGGTGCCGACGGGACAATCAGGGATCGAGACAACGGTGTGATTGATCAATTGCGGGTTGTCGCATTTGACGACATGAGCCAATTAGACCGTGTAGGAACAACTTTGTTCAAGCCGGGTGAAGGGCAATCGGTAAAAAATGCCGGAGAGGAATCTTTTGAAGTTGTTCATCGCGCACTGGAAACCAGCAATACCACCATTTACGAAGAAATGGCGGAAATGATCAGCTGCATGCGGGCTTTTGAAGCGAACAGCAACATGCTGAAATCTCACGATGAAAATGAAACACGGATGATCACATCCCTGTCCACGTAG
- a CDS encoding transposase, with protein sequence MRYKRIKRNHLAYYHCISRIVGREMLLGTQEKEHMRRLLRRVEGFTGVNVLTYAVMTNHIHLLLEEPERNAIYSISDDELMRRLTYLYTEDEVDEIRVRWAEWERMRLLDLLKEDKHRYLIRMHDISEFMKQVKQRFSCWYNRRNNRYGTLWEHRFKSVLVEDGLALRTMAAYIEMNPVRAGMVSDPKEYRFCGLGEAMGGVKAARQGILTLASGVERLDDEVRAKEKIDNWSDASKIYWERILMYAEVRKNPHFALLERDLTSDKLRKRMKISDFERLQCRSRYFCDGQVLGSKDFVEDFFTHNPEYFGANRKTGARKMRGGWDGMYTIRDLGHWC encoded by the coding sequence ATGAGATATAAACGAATCAAACGAAATCATCTGGCCTACTACCATTGCATATCACGTATCGTGGGGCGTGAAATGTTGCTGGGTACACAGGAAAAAGAACATATGCGTCGGTTACTTCGACGGGTGGAAGGGTTTACGGGCGTAAATGTTCTGACATATGCGGTAATGACAAATCATATTCACCTGTTACTGGAGGAACCGGAGCGCAATGCGATATATTCAATTTCTGATGATGAACTGATGAGGCGACTGACATACCTGTATACTGAAGATGAAGTGGATGAGATTCGAGTGCGTTGGGCGGAATGGGAACGAATGAGGCTGTTAGACCTTCTAAAGGAGGATAAACATCGCTATCTTATACGAATGCATGATATTAGCGAGTTTATGAAGCAGGTAAAACAGCGGTTTTCCTGCTGGTATAATCGGCGTAATAATCGGTACGGGACATTATGGGAGCATCGGTTTAAGAGCGTATTAGTCGAGGATGGATTGGCATTACGGACTATGGCTGCATATATTGAGATGAATCCCGTGCGGGCGGGTATGGTAAGTGATCCGAAGGAATATCGGTTTTGCGGATTAGGCGAAGCGATGGGCGGGGTTAAGGCGGCCAGGCAAGGAATTTTGACACTGGCTTCGGGAGTAGAAAGACTGGATGACGAGGTACGGGCGAAGGAGAAGATCGATAACTGGAGCGATGCCTCAAAAATCTACTGGGAACGCATTTTGATGTATGCGGAAGTACGTAAAAATCCGCATTTTGCGCTGTTGGAAAGGGATTTGACTTCGGATAAATTGCGCAAGCGAATGAAAATCTCCGATTTTGAGCGACTGCAATGTCGAAGTAGGTATTTTTGCGATGGACAGGTTCTGGGGTCAAAAGATTTTGTGGAAGACTTTTTTACGCACAATCCGGAATATTTCGGTGCGAATCGTAAAACGGGCGCACGCAAAATGCGTGGTGGATGGGATGGAATGTATACGATCCGCGATTTGGGGCACTGGTGCTAA